One Enterobacter asburiae genomic window, CATAAAAAGCTGGTGACCATTGCGGTAGGCGCGAATGCGGAAAGTCCGAAAAGCTGGGTGGATATTAAAGCCATCGCGCCCCTGCTCGACTACATCAACCTGATGACCTACGACATGGCGTACGGTACGCAGTACTTCAATGCCAACCTGTATGACTCCAGCACCTGGCCGACGGTGGCTGCCGCAGACAAATACAGCGTGGATTTTGTGGTGAATAACTATCTGGCCGCCGGGCTGAAGCCGCAGCAGATGAACCTCGGGATTGGTTTCTATGGCCGCGTACCGAAACGCGCCGTTGAGCCGGGTATCGACTGGACGAAACCGGATGCGCAAAAAAATCCGGTTACCCAACCCTACTTCGGGCCTCAGGAGATCGGGTTGTTCAAGTCACTCGGCTATGACCTGACCAAAGATACCTACGTGAAGTACAACGATATCGTGAAGAAGCTGTTGAACGATCCGCAGAAGCGCTTTACCGAGCACTGGGACGACCAGGCGAAAGTGCCGTGGCTCTCGGTGAAGGGTGCCGATGGCAACGCGCTGTTCGCGATTTCGTATGAGAACCCGCGTTCCGTTGCGATCAAAGCGGACTACATCAAAGAGAAAGGTCTCGCCGGAGCTATGTTCTGGGAGTACGGGGCTGATGACAACAATCAGTTAGCGAAGCAGCTGGCGGAGTCGCTCGGTATCCCGCATAAGTAGTAAGACAATCAAGCCCTCTCCCCGTGGGAGAGGGTTGGGTGAGGGCATCAACCCGCACCGTTATTGCATTTTCATCGTCGCAATCGGCTTCGGCGTGATGCCGAAGTCTTCTTTCAGCTCGCGCTTGCTCTTCATCACCATCTGGCCTTGAGTGTCGATGGTCATGTGCTGCGCGTCGGTGTTATTGCGCGCCTGCCACAGCATCACCAGCTGCAGGCTGTTCTCTTTTTGCTCCGGCGTCAGCGCGACGCCATCGGGCCATTTTCCCAGCTCTACGGCGGTCACCAGACGCTGATAAATCTCCGGCGTCATACCGCTAATCATGTCATCAATATTCACAATCCCGCCCTTTTAAAGGAATAATTTGCTGAATCGTTTTTTCAACCCTTCACCTGGTCGCCGTTTTCGTCGTCAGTGAAGCTCATTGAGGCTGAGTTCACGCAAAAACGCTCGCCCGTGGGCTGAGGGCCATCCGGGAAGACGTGCCCAAGGTGCGCATCGCAGTTGCCGCAGCGAATTTCCGTGCGCACCATGCCGTGCGACGAGTCGGTCAGGTAGCGGATGGCCTCATCGCTCACCGGCTCGTAGAAACTCGGCCAGCCGCAGCCAGAATCAAATTTCGTTTGTGAGTTGAACAGCGGCGCATCACAGACCAGGCAGTGGTAGACGCCGTCTCGCTTGTTGTGCAGTAAACGCCCGGTGAACGGCGGTTCCGTCCCGTGATTCTGCGTCACGTAAAACTGCATTTCTGTGAGGTTTTTTTTCAAATCTTCAGGGTTACGTTGGTTCGACATATGCTTACATCTCGCTGTAGAAACAGACATCTTTTAACCCGGATTCTAACAAAACATTAACACCCTTGCGTGCACTTTTGATCTAAACTTATGTGTCGCGAAAAGGCGGTCAGGCAATTGTGATCATGCTCACATTTTTATCCTGCGAGGCCTTTAAAATCCCGGCGCAGCCCCCATATGGGTGCAAGCTCAAAGGGAAAGTGAGGCGAGTCAGTCGCACAAACGTTAGTCACAGGATTGATTTGTCGCAATGATTGACACGATTCCGCTTGACGCTGCGTAAGGTTTTTGTAATTTTACAGGCAACCTTTTATTCACTAACAAATAGCTGGTGGAATATATGACTATCAAAGTAGGTATCAACGGTTTTGGCCGTATCGGCCGTATTGTTTTCCGTGCTGCTCAGAAACGTTCTGACATCGAAATCGTTGGTATCAACGATCTCCTGGACGCTGAATACATGGCGTACATGCTGAAGTACGACTCAACTCACGGTCGTTTCGACGGCACCGTTGAAGTGAAAGACGGCCACCTGGTTGTTAATGGCAAAACCATCCGCGTTACTGCTGAAAAAGACCCAGCTAACCTGAAATGGAACGAAATCGGTGTTGACGTTGTTGCTGAAGCAACCGGTATCTTCCTGACCGACGAAACTGCACGTAAACACATCACTGCGGGTGCGAAGAAAGTTGTTCTGACTGGTCCTTCCAAAGACAACACCCCAATGTTCGTTCGTGGTGCAAACTTCGAAACTTACGCTGGCCAGGATATCGTGTCTAACGCATCCTGCACCACCAACTGCCTGGCACCGCTGGCTAAAGTTATCAACGACAACTTCGGCATCATCGAAGGTCTGATGACTACCGTTCACGCAACCACCGCTACTCAGAAAACCGTTGATGGCCCGTCTCACAAAGACTGGCGCGGCGGCCGTGGCGCGGCTCAGAACATCATCCCATCCTCTACCGGTGCTGCTAAAGCTGTAGGTAAAGTACTGCCAGAACTGAATGGCAAACTGACTGGTATGGCGTTCCGCGTTCCAACTCCTAACGTATCCGTTGTTGACCTGACCGTTCGTCTGGAAAAAGCTGCTTCTTATGAAGAAATTAAGAAAGCAATCAAAGCTGCTTCCGAAGGCGCAATGAAAGGCGTTCTGGGCTACACCGAAGACGACGTTGTATCTACCGATTTCAACGGCGAAATCTGCACTTCAGTATTCGATGCTAAAGCTGGTATCGCACTGAACGACAACTTCGTTAAACTGGTATCCTGGTACGACAACGAAACCGGCTACTCTAACAAAGTACTGGACCTGATCGCTCACATCTCCAAATAAGTTGAGATGAGTGCTTGATCCAAAAAGGCGACTTCGGTCGCCTTTTTTTATTTATAAGACAGAGGATTGCTTAATGATTAATAAAATTTTTGCACTTCCGGTAGTCGAACAACTTACCCCTGTGCTCTCCCGCCGTCAGATTGACGGTGCCGACGTTATCGTCGTTGACCATCCGCGCGTCAAAGCGTCCGTGGCGCTGAACGGCGCCCACCTGCTTTCCTGGAAACCGGAAGGCGAAGCCGAAGGTTTGTGGCTGAGCGATGCGACCTCCTTCAAAAAAGGGGCGGCTATTCGCGGTGGCGTGCCGATCTGCTGGCCGTGGTTCGGCCCGTCCGCACAGCCGGGTTTGCCGTCTCACGGTTTTGCCCGCAACCAGCAGTGGACGCTGAAAGCGCATAACGAAGATGACAACGGCGCAGTGCTGACCTTTGAGCTGCAGGCTAATGATGAAACCCGCGCCCTCTGGCCGCACGATTTCACCCTGTACGCCCGCTTTAAGCTGGGTAAAACCTGTGAAATCGAACTGGAAGCCCACGGTGAGTTCGAAACCACCGCCGCCCTGCACACCTACTTCAACGTGGGTGATATCAGCGCCGTGAAGGTGAGCGGTCTTGGCGATACCTTTATCGACAAAGTGGATAACGCCAAAGAAGGTAAACTGAGCGACGGCGTACAGACGTTCCCTGACCGTACCGACCGCGTCTACCTGCACCCGGAAGCGTGCAGCGTGATCCACGACGGCGCGCTGAACCGCGCAATTGAAGTGGTCCATCATCATCACAGCGACGTGGTGGGCTGGAACCCGGGTCCGGCGCTGTCCGTCAGCATGGCCGACATGACGGATGAAGGGTATAAAACGTTTGTCTGCGTGGAAACCGCCTGCGTGAGCACGCCGCAAAAAGCGAGCGACGAAAAACCGTCTCGTTTAGGGCAGACAATTAAGATTGTGAAACGCTAAGGCATTTCACCTCCCCCGCTTCACTGCACCACATTAAAGCAAACGGGGCGCAAGCGCCCCGTTTTAATGCATGAATTGCACGATAGTAGTGCGCAATCAGAACTTGTAGCTCACGCCGACAGAGAAAATACCCGCCCAGGATTTGTCGACCATCGGGCTATCCTTCACTTCGTCGCTCAGTCGCTCATAGCGGCCGGTACCGTACACGCTCCAGTCGCCAAGGAAGTTGTAGCTCGCGGTCAGCTCCAGGTAAGGATCCCAGCCGTCATCTGCACTATAACTTTTCAGACCACTGCGGCGGGACTCGTTTTTAGAGACGCCATAGTAGTAGTCGTTGTAGTTCTCGCTGTTGTATTGCACACCGATACCCGGCGTCAGAGTCAGCCCACCGTTGGTATAGCGGTACAGCCACGCCAGATCCCAGATAAAGCCGTTGCTGTTATCCAGCGTATCACCCGCCAGGGCCGTACGCAGGAAGCCATACTGGGTGTTATGCACGTATGAGAGCCCGGCCATCATCGAGCTTTTACGCTTGTCGAGCTGGCGAAGCGCGTGGCTGTCGCTGTCACCCGGCTTGAAGTGCGTTGGATCGTAGTAGGCCATGATGGAGAGCTTATCGGCCTTATCGTTCCAGAGATAGTAGCCGCCGCCGAGCCCGCGGAACCAGACGTTATCGCCTTCATAGGTGATAACGGGAACAGGATACACATCACGGTCATACTGTTTGTACGGGCTGTTAATGACGCCAACACCCGCGCCAACCGTCCACTGACTTTCCGCCTGTGCGGTGTTCACTGCGGTCGCGGCAAGGATGCCCAATGCCAGAAGTTTGAGTTTGGTCACAATCCATTCTTTCCTGTAGTCAAATAATCAGCGGATGAAG contains:
- the msrB gene encoding peptide-methionine (R)-S-oxide reductase MsrB, whose product is MSNQRNPEDLKKNLTEMQFYVTQNHGTEPPFTGRLLHNKRDGVYHCLVCDAPLFNSQTKFDSGCGWPSFYEPVSDEAIRYLTDSSHGMVRTEIRCGNCDAHLGHVFPDGPQPTGERFCVNSASMSFTDDENGDQVKG
- a CDS encoding D-hexose-6-phosphate mutarotase, giving the protein MINKIFALPVVEQLTPVLSRRQIDGADVIVVDHPRVKASVALNGAHLLSWKPEGEAEGLWLSDATSFKKGAAIRGGVPICWPWFGPSAQPGLPSHGFARNQQWTLKAHNEDDNGAVLTFELQANDETRALWPHDFTLYARFKLGKTCEIELEAHGEFETTAALHTYFNVGDISAVKVSGLGDTFIDKVDNAKEGKLSDGVQTFPDRTDRVYLHPEACSVIHDGALNRAIEVVHHHHSDVVGWNPGPALSVSMADMTDEGYKTFVCVETACVSTPQKASDEKPSRLGQTIKIVKR
- a CDS encoding MipA/OmpV family protein, whose product is MTKLKLLALGILAATAVNTAQAESQWTVGAGVGVINSPYKQYDRDVYPVPVITYEGDNVWFRGLGGGYYLWNDKADKLSIMAYYDPTHFKPGDSDSHALRQLDKRKSSMMAGLSYVHNTQYGFLRTALAGDTLDNSNGFIWDLAWLYRYTNGGLTLTPGIGVQYNSENYNDYYYGVSKNESRRSGLKSYSADDGWDPYLELTASYNFLGDWSVYGTGRYERLSDEVKDSPMVDKSWAGIFSVGVSYKF
- a CDS encoding YeaC family protein, whose amino-acid sequence is MISGMTPEIYQRLVTAVELGKWPDGVALTPEQKENSLQLVMLWQARNNTDAQHMTIDTQGQMVMKSKRELKEDFGITPKPIATMKMQ
- a CDS encoding glycoside hydrolase family 18 protein, producing the protein MKRLPLLAALPLLCASVASASTLMSVGYFNGGGDVTAGPGGDINKLDVRQITHLNYSFGLVYNDEKDETNAALKDPAKLHQIWLSPKVAADLALIPTLRKQNPNLKVLLSVGGWGARGFSGAAATKETRAVFIRSAQEIVDKYGLDGIDLDWEYPVNGAWGLVASQPADRDNFTALLKEMRTAFGHKKLVTIAVGANAESPKSWVDIKAIAPLLDYINLMTYDMAYGTQYFNANLYDSSTWPTVAAADKYSVDFVVNNYLAAGLKPQQMNLGIGFYGRVPKRAVEPGIDWTKPDAQKNPVTQPYFGPQEIGLFKSLGYDLTKDTYVKYNDIVKKLLNDPQKRFTEHWDDQAKVPWLSVKGADGNALFAISYENPRSVAIKADYIKEKGLAGAMFWEYGADDNNQLAKQLAESLGIPHK
- the gapA gene encoding glyceraldehyde-3-phosphate dehydrogenase, producing the protein MTIKVGINGFGRIGRIVFRAAQKRSDIEIVGINDLLDAEYMAYMLKYDSTHGRFDGTVEVKDGHLVVNGKTIRVTAEKDPANLKWNEIGVDVVAEATGIFLTDETARKHITAGAKKVVLTGPSKDNTPMFVRGANFETYAGQDIVSNASCTTNCLAPLAKVINDNFGIIEGLMTTVHATTATQKTVDGPSHKDWRGGRGAAQNIIPSSTGAAKAVGKVLPELNGKLTGMAFRVPTPNVSVVDLTVRLEKAASYEEIKKAIKAASEGAMKGVLGYTEDDVVSTDFNGEICTSVFDAKAGIALNDNFVKLVSWYDNETGYSNKVLDLIAHISK